The sequence below is a genomic window from Treponema pectinovorum.
CACTTTCAAATATGGCAATCGAAGATCAGGCAGCTTTTAAGGCTGTTGTTGAAGTAGCAAAAAAAGCACTTGCCAAATAAGTAGGGAGTCCTAAGGTATGATTTCACTCGATCAGGTTCTTCTTCTTGAACAAAAAGTTGAAAACGCTGTTGAAAAGATTCAGCAGCTTAATGCGGAAAATGCTGCTTTGCGTAGAAAATGCACAGAGCTCACAAATGCACTTTCGGCAAAAACGGAGCAGTTTTCTTCTTTTCAGTTGGATCAGAACAGGATCGAGGAAGGAGTCTTAAAAGCCTTGGAACGACTAAGCGCTGTAGAAAATGCAGTGCATTCTGTATCTTTTGAAACTGATAATTCATCAATTCAAAAAGATAATCAAATCCATTCACAGCAAGAAGTTCAAAACTCAAAAGAACAAATTCCTAATAATGCTGTAGAACAGAACTTTAAACAGGTTTCTCTCAATACTTTTGACAATGCTGAACCTATTCAAAACGAAAACCAAAATAATAACGAAAAAACTGATAATTCCCAGCCTACTTTTGATATCTTCTAAATAAAAACGGAGGTATAAAAATGGGAACTTTGCAGATAGATCTCTTGGGAACTTCCTTTTCAATTAAAGCCACAGAAGACGACGAATATCTGAAAAAACTCTTCGGCTACTATAAGAGCATAACAGAAGAAATCCAAAAAACTGGAATGATGAAAAACAACACTCACATAGCAATCCTTGCAGGAATAATGCTTTGCGATGAGTTATATAAAGAAAAATCAAA
It includes:
- a CDS encoding cell division protein ZapB produces the protein MISLDQVLLLEQKVENAVEKIQQLNAENAALRRKCTELTNALSAKTEQFSSFQLDQNRIEEGVLKALERLSAVENAVHSVSFETDNSSIQKDNQIHSQQEVQNSKEQIPNNAVEQNFKQVSLNTFDNAEPIQNENQNNNEKTDNSQPTFDIF
- a CDS encoding cell division protein ZapA, whose product is MGTLQIDLLGTSFSIKATEDDEYLKKLFGYYKSITEEIQKTGMMKNNTHIAILAGIMLCDELYKEKSKNVTSAAIQDNTESKEAEKHTQQMIEKLKSVLGE